The genomic interval TCTCGTCCTTGCGGATACGGCGGACGTACGGGTCTGCGGCGATGTCGGTGGGCATGCGGTCGGCGACCATGAGGGGCTGGTGGGCGCGGACCTCGCGGGCCGGGCCCCAGCTCGGTTCGAGGAGGCGCCAGAGCTGGGCGGTGGCCTCGGCCGGGCCGACGATCGAGGAGCAGCGGCGGCCTGCCCTGCGGGCACGGTCGGCGAAGGCGCGGACGGCTCTCGGGGTCGCGCAGATCGGGACGAGGTTGGCGCCCGCGTAGCAGAGGGACGTCAGCATGCCGTCCTCGTACCAGCCCCACATCTCGCCGCCGAGCCGCCAGGGGTCGAGGCCCGCGACCTGCACCCGCGAGGTCACGAAGGCGTTCGTGACCGGCTCGCGGTCGAGCACGGCGAGCGCGGCGTCCAGGTCGCTCGGTTCGAGCACCCGAGAGGTGGTCTGGGTCAACACGTACGGGGCCTCACCATGAGGGTCTGCTGGTCTCCGCACTGTACCCGCCGAGCTTGTGCGGCGCCGCTCGACTACGCCCCGAGCCATCTCACGCCCTGGACACGAGCCCCAGGAATGCCTGCCAGGTGCCGGGGGCGAGAGCGAGGACGGGCCCGTCGTGTTCGGGGAGGTGCTTGGAGTCTCGTACGTGGATGGTGGTGGGGCAGGTAGCGATCTCCACGCACTGCCCGCCTTCGCCGCTGCTGTAGCTGGACTTGCGCCAGGCAAGGGCGACTTCGAGGCACTCACCGCCGGCACCGCTGCTGTAGCTGCTCTTGAACCACATCAGGTCCGACGGCTTTTCGACGATCATGTCTCTCCCAGCACTCTCTCTAAGAAGGCCAGCGACTCACGTCACCCCCGGGCAGCAAACCCGAGAAACGCATCCCAGCTGGCGGCGGCAAGCGCGAGGGCGGGGCCGCCGTCTTCGGGAAGCCGCTTGGAGTCGCGTACGTGGATGGTGGTGGGGCAGGTGGCAATCTCTACGCACTGCCCGCCATCGCCCTGGCTATAGCTGGACTTGTGCCAGGTGAGGGCGACTTCGAGGCACTGGCCTCCCTCGCCGTCGCTGTAGGTGCTCTTGAACCACACCAGCTTCGACGGCTCTTCGATGTTCATGTCTCTCCCAGCAGCTTTTCTACGAACGACAGCGATTCGCGTGGCGTCAGGGCCTGTGCGCGCAGGATGCCGTACCGCTCGTCCATCTCCCTGACCGTTTGGTGATCGGCGTAAAGGCGGCTTCCCTTGTACGCGTCCACATAGCTGATCCTGCGCCCTTTCTCCGTCTCGATCAAGGTGAAGGAGCCGGACAAAGCAGCATGCTCCTCACGGTCGTTCGGCATGACCTGGATCTGCACATTGCGCTGCTGCCCAGTGAGCAGGATCTGCTCCAACTGCCCTCGCATGACCTCCTGTCCGCCAAGCCGCTTACGCAGAAGGGATTCCTCCACTACGAAGCTGATGGTGGGTGCTGGCTTCCGCTCGAAGATCGCCTGCCGGACCAACCGCGCCGCCACACGCTGCTCAATCGTCTCCTCGTCCAGCAGGGGCCGCCTCATCGTGAACACCGCCCGCGCGTAGTCCTCCGTCTGCAACAGGCCGTTGATCACCAGCGCGTCGTACACATGCCACCCAAGCGCCTTCTTCTCCAACTCCGCCGCATCCTGAAAGAAGGCCGGATACTGCGCCTTCTCCAGCTCCTCGACGAACTCGGTCAACACCCCCTGCGCGTCCAGCACTTCGTCGGCCTTGACGATGAACCTGGCCGGCGGAATACGCCTCCCCTGCTCATACGACGCGATCGTCGACGCCGAATACCCGGTGCGCGCCCCGAGTTGCGCCCGCTCCATCCCCGCCCGTACCCGGAACCGCTTCAACTGCCGCCCGAAGACATGCAGTACCCCCGACCCCGCCTCCGGCACATCCGCTTCAGCTTCCGCCGCTTCTTCGCTCATGCACACCTCATTGCCCTCGCCCCACCACCAGTCACGGCGCAACCGCGTACAACCGGCAGCCGTACGCGTACAACGCGTGACAGTCGCCACGTCACCGCTGTTCAACGCTACGCACGAGGCGGGAGCGTGGTGGCATGAAGTCACCGACTCCCCTGGACCGGCATATGCCACAACTCCCGGTCCCCCTGCACGAGTTCACCATGCGGTTCACGTCCACCCCGCGCGGGGCGCGGCTGGCCAGACGGCTGGTCTCGCATCGGTTGCACGACTGGGGTTACCCGTACGACGACACCGTCAACGAGACGGTCACGCTGGTCGCGGCCGAGCTGGTCGCGAACGCGGTGCGGCATGGGCACGTCCCCGGCCGGGATTTTCACCTGAGTCTTGTCGAGGCGGGGGCGCCCGGAACGTCGTACACCCTCCGTCTGATGGTCAGTGACACGCGAGGGGAGCGGCTGCCCGAGCCGAAGGGGCCGAGCGAGGGGGACTGTGAGTTCGGGCGGGGGCTGCTGCTCGTCGAGGCACTTTCCTCGCGCTGGGGTGTAGTGGCGCGCGCTCCCGGCAAATCCGTCTGGGCCGACCTACCCACATAAAAAAAGTGTGACACTTTCGCCGAAAGTGTCACACTTTTCCAACTACCCTCGTCCCTCAGCCGGCGACGGCCACCGTGGGTTCGCCGGAGGCGACGCCGTCCGCCTCCATCTGCTCGGCGATCTTCATCGCCTCCTCGATCAGCGTCTCCACGATCTTCGACTCGGGCACCGTCTTGATGACCTCGCCCTTGACGAAGATCTGGCCCTTGCCGTTGCCGGAGGCGACACCGAGGTCGGCCTCGCGGGCCTCGCCCGGGCCGTTGACGACACAGCCCATGACCGCGACCCGCAGCGGGACCTCCATGCCCTCAAGGCCCGCCGTGACCTCCTCGGCCAGCTTGTACACGTCGACCTGGGCGCGACCGCAGGACGGGCACGACACGATCTCCAGGCGGCGGGGCTTGAGGTTCAGGGACTCCAGGATCTGGTTGCCGACCTTGACCTCCTCCACCGGCGGGGCGGAGAGCGAGACGCGGATCGTGTCGCCGATGCCCTGCGAGAGCAGCGCGCCGAAAGCCACCGCCGACTTGATCGTGCCCTGGAACGCCGGGCCCGCCTCGGTGACGCCGAGGTGCAACGGGTAGTCGCACTGGGCCGCGAGCTGGCGGTACGCCTCGACCATCACGACCGGGTCGTTGTGCTTGACCGAGATCTTGATGTCCTGGAAGCCGTGCTCCTCGAAGAGGGACGCCTCCCAGAGGGCCGACTCGGCCAACGCCTCGGGGGTCGCCTTGCCGTACTTCTTCAGCAGGCGAGCGTCCAGCGAGCCCGCGTTCACGCCGATGCGGATCGGCGTGCCGTGGTCCTTCGCGGCCCGCGCGATCTCCTTGACCTTGTCGTCGAACTGCTTGATGTTGCCGGGGTTCACACGGACCGCCGCGCAACCCGCCTCGATCGCGGCGAAGACGTACTTCGGCTGGAAGTGGATGTCCGCGATCACCGGGATCTGCGACTTGCGGGCGATCGTCGCGAGGGCGTCGGCGTCGTCCTGCGTGGGGCAGGCCACGCGGACGATCTGGCAGCCGGACGCGGTCAGCTCGGCGATCTGCTGGAGCGTGGCGCCGATGTCCGACGTACGGGTCGTCGTCATGGACTGCACGGACACCGGCGCGTCGCCGCCGACCGCCACGGTGCCGACCTGGATCTGCCGGCTCTTGCGGCGCTCGGCGAGCCTGGTCGGTACGGACGGAATGCCGAGAGAAATCGCAGTCATCTGCTGTGCAACCCCAAGTCGTGGATCAAGGCCCCGGTCCCGGAACAGCGGGCTCCAGGCTTCGAGATTACGTCAACCCTGCGGACCCGAGCACATCCCAGCCGTAAACCCACTCAATGGAGAGCGGCCCGGCACAAGAGATGCCGGGCCGCCACAAACTACGAATGGCTAGGAGATTTTGACTGGGTTAACCACGTCCGCCACCAACACCAGCAACGTGAAGCAGACGAAGATCCCCGCCACCACATACGCGACCGGCATCAGCTTCGCCACGTCGAACGGGCCCGGGTCCGGGCGCTTGAGCACCTTCGCCAGGTTCCGCCGCAGCGCCTCCCACAGCGCGCCCGCGACATGCCCGCCGTCGAGCGGGAGCAGCGGGAGCATGTTGAAGAGGAAGAGGGAGAGGTTGAAGCCTGCCACCAGCATCAGGGCCATGGCCAGCTGCTGGGTGGGCGGGATGTCCAGGGTGAAGATCTCGCCGCCCACGCGGGCCGCGCCGACCACGCCCATCGGGGAGTCGGCCTGGCGGGGGGCGCCGTCGAAGGCCGCGTTCCACAGGGCCGGGATCTTGCCGGGGAGGGCCGCGATGGAGTCGACGGCCTCGCCCATGCGGTCTCCCATCCAGGTGACCGAGTCGCCGAAGTCCTGGCGGACGATGCCGGTGGCCGCGCTGAAGCCGAGGAAGCCGGCGGTGACGTACTGGCCCTGGACGATCTGGCCGCTGGAGTCCTTCTTGGCGACCTGGTTCGACGCGATCGTCGCCTGGAGGGTGAGGGCCTGGCCCTTGCGCTCCACGACGATCGGGACCGTCTTGCCGGGGGCCGCGCGGATCAGGTCGGACAGCTTGTTCCAGTCCGTCGTCTTGACGCCGTTGAAGCTGAGGATCTTGTCACCGGCCTTGAGGCCCGCCGCCGCCGCCGGGGAGGCCCGGTCCTTGTCCGTGCAGGTGTCGCGGTTCTGGCTCTGCGCGATGACGCACTCGGAGACCGAGCTGACCGTGTTGGTCTGCTGCGAGATGCCGAAGCCCATCAGGACGGTAAGGAAGAGCGCCACCGCGAGGATGAGGTTCATGAAGGGGCCCGCGAACATCACGATGACCCGTTTCCAGGGCTTGCGTGTGTAGAACAGGCGGGACTCGTCGCCGGGTTCCAGCTCCTCGAAGGCCGCCGAGCGGGCGTCCTCGATCATGCTGCGCCAGGGCGAGGTGGAGCGGGACTCGATCCTGCCGTCGGGTCCTGGCGGGAACATGCCGATCATGCGGATGTAGCCGCCGAACGGGATGGCCTTGAAGCCGTACTCGGTGTCGCCCTTCCGCTTGGACCAGATGGTCGGGCCGAAGCCGACCATGTACTGGGGCACCCGGATGCCGAAGAGCTTCGCCGTCGAGAGATGCCCCAGCTCGTGCCAGGCGATCGAGACCAGCAGGCCGACCGCGAAGACGACTATGCCGAGGATCATCATCAGGGCTGTCATGCACGCGCCTCCGCGTTCGCCGTGGTCGTCTGCGCTGTCAGTTCGCGGGCCCGGGCGCGTGCCCAGGTCTCCGCCTCAAGGACGTCGGACACGGTCAGTGAAGTTCCCGTGGCCGGTGTCCCGTGTTCCTCGACCACCCGTGTCACCGTCTCCATGATTCCGTTGAACGGCAGCGCGCCCGCGCGGAACGCCTCCACGCACTCCTCGTTCGCCGCATTGAACACCGCCGGAGCCGTGCCCGCGAGCTGTCCCACATGCCGGGCAAGCCCGACCGACGGGAACGCGTCGGTGTCGAGCGGGAAGAACTCCCACGTCGACGCCTTGCTCCAGTCGAACGCGGGCGCCGCGTCCGGGACCCGCTCGGGCCAGCCGAGCCCGATGGCGATCGGCCCGCGCATGTCGGGGGGCGTCGCCTGGGCGAGTGTCGAACCGTCCGTGAATTCCACCATCGAGTGGACATACGACTGCGGGTGCACGACCACCTCAATGCGATCGAAGGGAATGTCGTACAGCAGGTGCGCCTCGATCACCTCCAGCCCCTTGTTCACCAAGGTCGCGGAGTTGATCGTGATCACCGGGCCCATCGCCCAGGTGGGGTGCGCGAGCGCCTCTTCTACGGTCACTCGCGCCAGGTCCGCTTTGCTACGGCCGCGGAAGGGGCCGCCGGACGCGGTGACGACGAGCTTGCGCACATCGGCGCGGGTGCCGGCCGCGAGGGCCTGGAAGAGCGCCGCGTGCTCGGAGTCCACCGGGATGATCTGGCCCGGCTTGGCGAGCGCCTTCACCAGCGGGCCGCCGACGATGAGCGACTCCTTGTTGGCGAGCGCGAGGACGCGTCCCGCCTCCAGGGCGGCGAGGGTGGGCGCCAGTCCGATGGACCCGGTGATGCCGTTCAGCACGGTGTGGCAGTCGGAGGCGGCGAGTTGGGTCGCCGCGTCAGGACCGGCGACGATCTCGGGCAGCGGCTCCCCCGCGCCGTACCGCGCGGCGAGCGCCTCGCGCAGTGCCGGTACGACGTCCTCGCGGGCGACCCCGACCGTCCGCACCCCGAGCTGGTACGCCTGCTCGGCGAGAAGCCCGACCCGGCCGCCGTTCGCGGAGAGGGCGGTGACCTTGAAGCGGTCCGGGTTGCGCAGCACCAGGTCGATGGCCTGGGTGCCGATGGACCCGGTGGACCCGAGGATCACCAGGGCCTTGGGACCGTCGCCCACGACGGGGTCGTAGACGAGATGTGGGTCGGCGAGGGGTGCTGGACTGTCGCTCATCCCTCCATTGTTGCCGCAACGGGTGGCCGGGGGGACAGCGGTTCCCTCGGGCGGGTGGCTTATCGGCTCTCGTCGGTGATTGAAGGGAAATCCCCCTTTGTGAATACGGCGTGAAGGTCGTGTGATAACACTTCAGGTCTGCGCCGGTGGACGACCGGCGCGTGGACGACATCCTGGGGGGATTCTCCATGCGGATACGCGCTGCCCTGCCCGCACTCGCGGGCGCCGCGATACTCACCGGCACCTTGCTGAGCACTCCGGCCGAAGCGGCCGGCGGGGTCACGATCTACCGGGTCTGGTTCGACAGCCCGGGCTCGGACACCCGGTCCAACACGAGCCTGAACGGCGAGTGGGTGCAGATCAAGAACACCAGCCGGTCGGCGATCTCGCTCAAGGGCTGGATCCTGAAGGACGTCTCGAATCACCGGTACACCTTCAAGAACATCAAGATCGGCGCCGGCAAGTACATCAAGGTGCACACCGGCAAGGGCACGGACACCGCGGCGAACACGCACCAGGGCCGTGCCGCCTACGTCTGGAACAACACCAGCGACACGGCGACGCTGACGAAGTCCAACGGCAGCAAGGTCGACACCTGTTCGTGGACGACGCGGGATCCGAGCGACAAGTACTGCTGAACCACTGCTGAACGAGGGCTAGTTGACGGGGCGGTGCAGGTTGTCCGCCTTGGACGGGCCCGGGGTCGTATCTGCGATCCAGGGTCCGTCGCCCGACGGGTCGACGATGCCTTCCTCCAGCCAGGTGTACGCGCCGCCCATGACGCCCTTGACGACCTTGTGGTCGAGGGCGTCGGTGTTGGTCCACAGGCGGCCGAAGAGTTCCTCGACGCGGATGCGGGACTGTTCGCAGAAGGCGTCGGCGAGTTGGTAGGCCTCGCGGCCGTGATCGCCCTGGGTGCGCAGGAGTTCGGCCCGTACGCAGACCGCGCTCATCGCGAAGAGTTCGGCGCCGATGTCCACGATCCGGCCCAGGAAGCCCTGTTTGGTCTCCATGCGGCCCTGCCAGCGGGACATGGCGTAGAAGGTGGAGCGGGCCAGTTTGCGGGCGTTGCGCTCGACATAACGCAAGTGCCGGGAGAGGTCGATGCCGTGGCGGAACTCGCCGTAGGTGCCCGGGAGTTGGCCGGTGCCGGCGACCAGCTTCGGGAGCCACTTGGCGTAGAAGACGCCCGCGTTGGCGCCCGCTTTCGCCTTGTCCTGAAGGGACTTGTCGGGGTCGATGAGGTCACCGGCGACCTTGAGGTGGGCGTCGACGGCCTCGCGGGCGATCAGGAGGTGCATGATCTCCGTCGAGCCCTCGAAGATGCGGTTGATGCGGAGGTCGCGCAGGACCTGTTCGGCGGGGACCGCTCGCTCGCCGCGGGCCGCGAGGGACTCGGCCGTCTCGAAGCCTCGGCCGCCGCGGATCTGAACGAGCTCGTCGGCCATCAGCCAGCCCATCTCGGAGGAGAAGAGCTTGGCGAGCGCGCCCTCGATGCGGATGTCGTTGCGGTCCTCGTCGGCCATCTGCGAGGAGAGGTCGAGTACGGCCTCCAGGGCGAAGGTCGTCGCCGCGATGAAGGAGATCTTCGCGCCCACGGCCTCGTGGTCGGCGATCGGCCGGCCCCACTGCTCACGCGCCGCCGACCACTCGCGGGCGATCTTCAGGCACCACTTGCCGGCCGCGACGCAGGACGCGGGCAGGGAGAGGCGGCCGGTGTTGAGGGTGGTGAGGGCGATCTTCAGGCCCGCGCCCTCGGGGCCGATGCGGTTGGCGGCCGGGACCCGGACCTGGTGGAAGCGGGTGACGCCGTTCTCGATGCCGCGCAGGCCCATGAAGGCGTTGCGGTTCTCGACGGTGATGCCGGGCGAGTCGGTCTCCACGACGAAGGCCGTGATGCCGCCCTTGTGGCCCTCGCTCTTCGGCACCCGGGCCATCACGACCAGGAGGTCGGCGATCACGCCGTTCGTGGTCCAGAGCTTCACCCCGTCGAGGACGTACGAGTCCCCGTCCGGCACCGCGCTCGTCGCGAGGCGTGCCGGGTCGGAGCCGACGTCCGGTTCGGTGAGCAGGAAGGCGCTGATGGCGGTGCGGGCGCAGCGGGGCAGGAACTCCGCCTTCTGCTCGTCCGTGCCGAACAGCTTCAGCGGCTGCGGTACACCGATCGACTGGTGCGCGGAGAGCAGCACGCCGACCGCGGGGCAGGCGGAGCCCGCCAGCGCCAGCGCCTTGTTGTAGTACACCTGGGTGAGGCCGAGGCCGCCGTACTCGGTGTCGATCTTCATGCCGAGGGCGCCGATCTCCTTGAGGCCGCTGATGACCTCGTCGGGGATGCGCGCCTCGCGCTCGATGCGGGCGGCGTCGATCTGGGTCTCGCAGAAGACGCGCAGCTTCGCGAGGAACTCCTCGCCGCGCCGGGAGTCCTCGGCGGCCGGAAGGGGGTGGGGGTGGATCAGGTCGAGCCGGAAGCGGCCGAGGAACAGTTCCTTGGCGAAGCTGGGCTTGCGCCAGTCCTGTTCCCGGGCCGCCTCCGCCACCTGCCGGGCTTCTCGCTCGGTGACGGTGGGTTTGCTGGATGGAGCGGACATGAGGCTCACCTCGCCGCGAATCGGGCCCTCGGACCATGGCGGTTACCGACGGGTGCTACCCGATCGTATGTACCCGATCCACCGCGAAGCAGCCACCCTTCGCGCGTCCGTTCAGCCGATGTCGACGGAGTACGCCTTTGTGTCAAGGCGCCCCGATCCCTTGAAGACCTCGGTGCCGGACTCGATGCCGGAGACGTACTTGTCGTTGCTCAGCAGCTTCCGCCGGACGAGGGCCTGGGTGAAGTCGTCGATGTTCAGGGTCGCCTTGGTGGTGTTGGCGGTGCGGACGAAGGAGTACACGTTCCAGCCGATGTTCCCCTGGTAGATGTCCCACATCGCGCCGTC from Streptomyces sp. NBC_01288 carries:
- the dxr gene encoding 1-deoxy-D-xylulose-5-phosphate reductoisomerase encodes the protein MSDSPAPLADPHLVYDPVVGDGPKALVILGSTGSIGTQAIDLVLRNPDRFKVTALSANGGRVGLLAEQAYQLGVRTVGVAREDVVPALREALAARYGAGEPLPEIVAGPDAATQLAASDCHTVLNGITGSIGLAPTLAALEAGRVLALANKESLIVGGPLVKALAKPGQIIPVDSEHAALFQALAAGTRADVRKLVVTASGGPFRGRSKADLARVTVEEALAHPTWAMGPVITINSATLVNKGLEVIEAHLLYDIPFDRIEVVVHPQSYVHSMVEFTDGSTLAQATPPDMRGPIAIGLGWPERVPDAAPAFDWSKASTWEFFPLDTDAFPSVGLARHVGQLAGTAPAVFNAANEECVEAFRAGALPFNGIMETVTRVVEEHGTPATGTSLTVSDVLEAETWARARARELTAQTTTANAEARA
- a CDS encoding DUF397 domain-containing protein, which encodes MNIEEPSKLVWFKSTYSDGEGGQCLEVALTWHKSSYSQGDGGQCVEIATCPTTIHVRDSKRLPEDGGPALALAAASWDAFLGFAARG
- a CDS encoding M50 family metallopeptidase, yielding MMILGIVVFAVGLLVSIAWHELGHLSTAKLFGIRVPQYMVGFGPTIWSKRKGDTEYGFKAIPFGGYIRMIGMFPPGPDGRIESRSTSPWRSMIEDARSAAFEELEPGDESRLFYTRKPWKRVIVMFAGPFMNLILAVALFLTVLMGFGISQQTNTVSSVSECVIAQSQNRDTCTDKDRASPAAAAGLKAGDKILSFNGVKTTDWNKLSDLIRAAPGKTVPIVVERKGQALTLQATIASNQVAKKDSSGQIVQGQYVTAGFLGFSAATGIVRQDFGDSVTWMGDRMGEAVDSIAALPGKIPALWNAAFDGAPRQADSPMGVVGAARVGGEIFTLDIPPTQQLAMALMLVAGFNLSLFLFNMLPLLPLDGGHVAGALWEALRRNLAKVLKRPDPGPFDVAKLMPVAYVVAGIFVCFTLLVLVADVVNPVKIS
- a CDS encoding acyl-CoA dehydrogenase family protein; amino-acid sequence: MSAPSSKPTVTEREARQVAEAAREQDWRKPSFAKELFLGRFRLDLIHPHPLPAAEDSRRGEEFLAKLRVFCETQIDAARIEREARIPDEVISGLKEIGALGMKIDTEYGGLGLTQVYYNKALALAGSACPAVGVLLSAHQSIGVPQPLKLFGTDEQKAEFLPRCARTAISAFLLTEPDVGSDPARLATSAVPDGDSYVLDGVKLWTTNGVIADLLVVMARVPKSEGHKGGITAFVVETDSPGITVENRNAFMGLRGIENGVTRFHQVRVPAANRIGPEGAGLKIALTTLNTGRLSLPASCVAAGKWCLKIAREWSAAREQWGRPIADHEAVGAKISFIAATTFALEAVLDLSSQMADEDRNDIRIEGALAKLFSSEMGWLMADELVQIRGGRGFETAESLAARGERAVPAEQVLRDLRINRIFEGSTEIMHLLIAREAVDAHLKVAGDLIDPDKSLQDKAKAGANAGVFYAKWLPKLVAGTGQLPGTYGEFRHGIDLSRHLRYVERNARKLARSTFYAMSRWQGRMETKQGFLGRIVDIGAELFAMSAVCVRAELLRTQGDHGREAYQLADAFCEQSRIRVEELFGRLWTNTDALDHKVVKGVMGGAYTWLEEGIVDPSGDGPWIADTTPGPSKADNLHRPVN
- a CDS encoding lamin tail domain-containing protein; translated protein: MRIRAALPALAGAAILTGTLLSTPAEAAGGVTIYRVWFDSPGSDTRSNTSLNGEWVQIKNTSRSAISLKGWILKDVSNHRYTFKNIKIGAGKYIKVHTGKGTDTAANTHQGRAAYVWNNTSDTATLTKSNGSKVDTCSWTTRDPSDKYC
- the ispG gene encoding flavodoxin-dependent (E)-4-hydroxy-3-methylbut-2-enyl-diphosphate synthase, giving the protein MTAISLGIPSVPTRLAERRKSRQIQVGTVAVGGDAPVSVQSMTTTRTSDIGATLQQIAELTASGCQIVRVACPTQDDADALATIARKSQIPVIADIHFQPKYVFAAIEAGCAAVRVNPGNIKQFDDKVKEIARAAKDHGTPIRIGVNAGSLDARLLKKYGKATPEALAESALWEASLFEEHGFQDIKISVKHNDPVVMVEAYRQLAAQCDYPLHLGVTEAGPAFQGTIKSAVAFGALLSQGIGDTIRVSLSAPPVEEVKVGNQILESLNLKPRRLEIVSCPSCGRAQVDVYKLAEEVTAGLEGMEVPLRVAVMGCVVNGPGEAREADLGVASGNGKGQIFVKGEVIKTVPESKIVETLIEEAMKIAEQMEADGVASGEPTVAVAG
- a CDS encoding DUF397 domain-containing protein; this translates as MIVEKPSDLMWFKSSYSSGAGGECLEVALAWRKSSYSSGEGGQCVEIATCPTTIHVRDSKHLPEHDGPVLALAPGTWQAFLGLVSRA
- a CDS encoding GNAT family N-acetyltransferase, producing MLTQTTSRVLEPSDLDAALAVLDREPVTNAFVTSRVQVAGLDPWRLGGEMWGWYEDGMLTSLCYAGANLVPICATPRAVRAFADRARRAGRRCSSIVGPAEATAQLWRLLEPSWGPAREVRAHQPLMVADRMPTDIAADPYVRRIRKDEIDTIMPACVAMFTEEVGVSPLAGDGGLLYQARVAELVGAGRSFARLDEYGKVVFKAEIGAATPKACQIQGVWVAPEYRGMGVAAPAMAAVLRYALADVSPMVSLYVNDFNTPARRAYLRVGFQEVGAFMSILF
- a CDS encoding ATP-binding protein, with translation MKSPTPLDRHMPQLPVPLHEFTMRFTSTPRGARLARRLVSHRLHDWGYPYDDTVNETVTLVAAELVANAVRHGHVPGRDFHLSLVEAGAPGTSYTLRLMVSDTRGERLPEPKGPSEGDCEFGRGLLLVEALSSRWGVVARAPGKSVWADLPT
- a CDS encoding helix-turn-helix domain-containing protein, whose translation is MSEEAAEAEADVPEAGSGVLHVFGRQLKRFRVRAGMERAQLGARTGYSASTIASYEQGRRIPPARFIVKADEVLDAQGVLTEFVEELEKAQYPAFFQDAAELEKKALGWHVYDALVINGLLQTEDYARAVFTMRRPLLDEETIEQRVAARLVRQAIFERKPAPTISFVVEESLLRKRLGGQEVMRGQLEQILLTGQQRNVQIQVMPNDREEHAALSGSFTLIETEKGRRISYVDAYKGSRLYADHQTVREMDERYGILRAQALTPRESLSFVEKLLGET